From Desmodus rotundus isolate HL8 chromosome 10, HLdesRot8A.1, whole genome shotgun sequence, one genomic window encodes:
- the LOC112318908 gene encoding left-right determination factor 2-like isoform X1 yields MRSLWLCWALWALPLTGPGAAVTEEQILSSLLQQLHLSEVPVLDKSDAEELVTPAHVRAQYVALLRRRHGVRSRGKRFSQNFREVAGRFLVSEASTRLLVFSMEQRLPPNSELVQAVLRLFQEPVPEAALRRHALLSPRSDGARVTVEWLQIRDDGSNRTFLIDSRLVSVRESGWKAFDVTEAVNFWQQLSRPREPLLLKVSVQMEHLGPLASSFYKLVRFASQRPSGTRQGEPQLELHTLDLREFGAQGNCDPEAPVSEGTRCCRQEMYIDLQGTKWAENWVLEPPGFLAYECVGACQQPPEALTFQWPLLGPRQCIASETASLPVIVSVEEGGRRQPQVVSLPNMRVQKCGCASDGAPVPRKLEP; encoded by the exons ATGAGGTCCCTGTGGCTCTGCTGGGCACTCTGGGCGCTGCCCCTGACAGGCCCCGGGGCAGCCGTGACCGAGGAGCAGATCCTGAGCAGcctgctgcagcagctgcacCTCAGCGAGGTGCCCGTCCTGGACAAGAGTGACGCGGAGGAGCTGGTCACCCCTGCCCACGTGAGGGCCCAGTACGTGGCCCTGCTGAGGCGCAGGCATGGGGTCCGATCCCGGGGGAAGAGGTTCAGCCAGAACTTCCGAG AGGTGGCCGGCAGGTTCCTGGTGTCCGAGGCCTCCACACGCCTGCTGGTGTTCAGCATGGAGCAGAGGCTGCCCCCCAACAGCGAGCTCGTGCAGGCGGTGCTGCGCCTCTTCCAGGAGCCGGTCCCAGAGGCCGCGCTCCGCAGGCATGCGCTGCTCTCTCCACGCAGCGACGGAGCCCGGGTCACCGTCGAGTGGCTGCAGATCCGGGATGATGGCTCCAACCGCACGTTCCTCATTGACTCCAG GCTGGTGTCCGTCCGTGAGAGTGGCTGGAAAGCCTTTGATGTGACCGAGGCCGTGAACTTCTGGCAGCAGCTGAGCAGGCCCCGGGAGCCCCTGCTGCTGAAAGTGTCGGTGCAGATGGAGCACCTGGGCCCGCTGGCCTCCAGCTTTTACAAGCTGGTCCGCTTCGCCTCCCAGAGGCCATCGGGCACGCGGCAGGGTGAGCCCCAGCTGGAGCTGCACACCCTGGACCTCAGAGAGTTCGG AGCTCAGGGCAACTGTGACCCCGAGGCGCCAGTGAGCGAGGGCACCCGCTGCTGCCGCCAGGAGATGTACATTGACCTGCAGGGGACGAAGTGGGCTGAGAACTGGGTCCTGGAGCCCCCGGGCTTCCTGGCCTACGAGTGTGTGGGTGCCTGCCAGCAGCCCCCGGAGGCCCTGACCTTCCAGTGGCCACTTCTGGGGCCAAGACAGTGCATCGCCTCAGAGACAGCCTCGCTGCCTGTGATTGTCAGTGTGGAGGAAGGAGGTAGGCGCCAGCCACAGGTGGTCAGCCTGCCCAACATGAGGGTGCAGAAGTGCGGCTGTGCCTCGGACGGGGCACCCGTGCCCAGGAAGCTGGAGCCATAG
- the LOC112318908 gene encoding left-right determination factor 2-like isoform X2: MRSLWLCWALWALPLTGPGAAVTEEQILSSLLQQLHLSEVPVLDKSDAEELVTPAHVRAQYVALLRRRHGVRSRGKRFSQNFREVAGRFLVSEAALRRHALLSPRSDGARVTVEWLQIRDDGSNRTFLIDSRLVSVRESGWKAFDVTEAVNFWQQLSRPREPLLLKVSVQMEHLGPLASSFYKLVRFASQRPSGTRQGEPQLELHTLDLREFGAQGNCDPEAPVSEGTRCCRQEMYIDLQGTKWAENWVLEPPGFLAYECVGACQQPPEALTFQWPLLGPRQCIASETASLPVIVSVEEGGRRQPQVVSLPNMRVQKCGCASDGAPVPRKLEP; this comes from the exons ATGAGGTCCCTGTGGCTCTGCTGGGCACTCTGGGCGCTGCCCCTGACAGGCCCCGGGGCAGCCGTGACCGAGGAGCAGATCCTGAGCAGcctgctgcagcagctgcacCTCAGCGAGGTGCCCGTCCTGGACAAGAGTGACGCGGAGGAGCTGGTCACCCCTGCCCACGTGAGGGCCCAGTACGTGGCCCTGCTGAGGCGCAGGCATGGGGTCCGATCCCGGGGGAAGAGGTTCAGCCAGAACTTCCGAG AGGTGGCCGGCAGGTTCCTGGTGTCCGAG GCCGCGCTCCGCAGGCATGCGCTGCTCTCTCCACGCAGCGACGGAGCCCGGGTCACCGTCGAGTGGCTGCAGATCCGGGATGATGGCTCCAACCGCACGTTCCTCATTGACTCCAG GCTGGTGTCCGTCCGTGAGAGTGGCTGGAAAGCCTTTGATGTGACCGAGGCCGTGAACTTCTGGCAGCAGCTGAGCAGGCCCCGGGAGCCCCTGCTGCTGAAAGTGTCGGTGCAGATGGAGCACCTGGGCCCGCTGGCCTCCAGCTTTTACAAGCTGGTCCGCTTCGCCTCCCAGAGGCCATCGGGCACGCGGCAGGGTGAGCCCCAGCTGGAGCTGCACACCCTGGACCTCAGAGAGTTCGG AGCTCAGGGCAACTGTGACCCCGAGGCGCCAGTGAGCGAGGGCACCCGCTGCTGCCGCCAGGAGATGTACATTGACCTGCAGGGGACGAAGTGGGCTGAGAACTGGGTCCTGGAGCCCCCGGGCTTCCTGGCCTACGAGTGTGTGGGTGCCTGCCAGCAGCCCCCGGAGGCCCTGACCTTCCAGTGGCCACTTCTGGGGCCAAGACAGTGCATCGCCTCAGAGACAGCCTCGCTGCCTGTGATTGTCAGTGTGGAGGAAGGAGGTAGGCGCCAGCCACAGGTGGTCAGCCTGCCCAACATGAGGGTGCAGAAGTGCGGCTGTGCCTCGGACGGGGCACCCGTGCCCAGGAAGCTGGAGCCATAG